In bacterium BMS3Abin08, the following proteins share a genomic window:
- the atpF_2 gene encoding ATP synthase subunit b, with the protein MIELNKWFFVQLANFLLLLFLLNLLLFRPLLSLFKERKESVQGALEEAKRLNEKKDEQLMKFRQELSSAREEARELYSSLREEGLGVQKKLISEAHEEAMREIEKAREDIRKETENARRKLGEDVRRFSDEIVRKLVEV; encoded by the coding sequence ATGATCGAACTTAACAAGTGGTTTTTTGTGCAGTTGGCCAATTTTCTTCTGCTCCTTTTTCTGCTGAATCTCCTTCTCTTCAGGCCTCTTCTCAGTCTCTTTAAGGAGAGAAAGGAAAGCGTTCAGGGCGCCCTCGAGGAGGCAAAGAGGCTGAACGAGAAGAAGGACGAGCAGCTGATGAAGTTCCGGCAGGAACTGTCTTCGGCAAGGGAAGAGGCCAGGGAGCTTTACAGTTCCTTGAGGGAAGAGGGGCTTGGTGTGCAAAAGAAGTTGATATCCGAGGCTCACGAAGAGGCAATGCGTGAGATTGAGAAGGCCAGGGAGGATATCCGGAAGGAGACGGAAAATGCACGCAGGAAGCTTGGTGAGGATGTGAGGAGATTCTCCGACGAGATTGTCAGGAAACTTGTAGAGGTATGA
- a CDS encoding ferredoxin-1: protein MPKPVIDWDLCEGCESCVAVCPEVFEMQDDGKAHVTNENGCDTCDCQEAIDTCPVEAITWED from the coding sequence ATGCCTAAGCCCGTAATTGATTGGGATCTCTGTGAGGGTTGTGAATCCTGTGTTGCCGTCTGTCCCGAGGTTTTTGAGATGCAGGACGACGGTAAGGCCCATGTTACAAATGAAAACGGCTGTGATACCTGTGATTGCCAGGAAGCGATCGATACATGTCCGGTTGAGGCGATTACCTGGGAGGACTGA